Proteins from a single region of Nocardiopsis dassonvillei subsp. dassonvillei DSM 43111:
- the idi gene encoding isopentenyl-diphosphate Delta-isomerase yields the protein MTARTDTDHRSAADQYDPAARPVMLELVDEDGATIGTAEKLSAHLPPGRLHRAFSVFLLDGRGRLLLQRRALGKYHSPGVWSNTCCGHPYPGETPFAAAARRTGEELGAAPVLMREAGTVRYNHPDPVSGLVEQEYNHLFVGLVRDDLRPDPGEIAGTAFVDPDGLARLRGEHPVSAWFATVFDAALPAVRELAPDAGW from the coding sequence ATGACCGCCAGAACGGACACCGACCACCGCTCCGCCGCCGACCAGTACGACCCCGCCGCGCGGCCGGTCATGCTCGAACTGGTCGACGAGGACGGGGCGACGATCGGCACCGCGGAGAAGCTCTCCGCCCACCTGCCCCCCGGGCGGCTGCACCGGGCCTTCTCGGTCTTCCTGCTGGACGGGCGGGGCCGCCTGCTGCTCCAGCGCCGTGCCCTGGGCAAGTACCACTCCCCGGGCGTGTGGTCCAACACCTGCTGCGGCCACCCCTACCCCGGCGAGACGCCCTTCGCGGCCGCCGCCCGGCGCACCGGCGAGGAGCTGGGCGCGGCCCCCGTGCTGATGCGCGAGGCCGGGACCGTGCGCTACAACCACCCCGACCCGGTCTCCGGGCTGGTGGAGCAGGAGTACAACCACCTCTTCGTCGGCCTGGTGCGCGACGACCTGCGCCCCGACCCCGGGGAGATCGCCGGGACCGCGTTCGTGGACCCGGACGGGCTCGCGCGGCTGCGCGGGGAGCACCCGGTCTCGGCGTGGTTCGCGACCGTGTTCGACGCCGCGCTGCCCGCGGTGCGCGAGCTGGCGCCCGACGCGGGCTGGTAG
- a CDS encoding sodium/glutamate symporter, whose translation MSPETVGLALLLLGVLLLTAKLVRVRWKLTQRLYLPASIIGGGVALLLGPDVFGRLMGWLADRGVGGGFAERAAEGGLFGTDVMAVWSALPGLLISVVFASLFLGKPLPRLREAASLAGPNLAFGVTMASGQYVIGLVLALLVLAPLFGVPVISGALIEIGFLGGHGTAAGLGDTFEQAGWAAGQDLALGMATVGLLSGIIVGIVLINWGVRRGKSNVISDDARGSDTEQAGLVEPGKRSAGSTMTVHPSSMDPMTLHFGLVALAVLIGQLILMGLQWLERTLWADTIEIMAYVPLFPLAMIGGILLQVFIDRFDRNDVVDHGTVERIQGLSLDVLIIAAMATLSLQAIADNIAAFTILAVAGVLWSLCGFLFLAPRMMPSHWFERGIGEFGQSLGVTATGLVLMRVVDPEMKSPAYPAFGYKQLIFEPFFGGGLVTAAAIPLIISPQVGAVGFLAIMAVVLAASLATGLFVLRRGSRGAAATEREAEEAETVS comes from the coding sequence ATGAGCCCTGAGACCGTCGGCCTCGCACTCCTGCTGCTGGGAGTGCTGCTGCTGACAGCGAAGCTGGTACGGGTCAGGTGGAAGCTGACGCAGAGGCTCTACCTTCCCGCGTCGATCATCGGCGGTGGTGTCGCCCTGCTCCTGGGCCCCGACGTGTTCGGGCGCCTCATGGGCTGGCTGGCCGACCGGGGCGTCGGTGGGGGCTTCGCTGAGCGCGCGGCCGAGGGCGGCCTCTTCGGTACCGACGTGATGGCGGTCTGGTCGGCCCTGCCCGGCCTGCTGATCTCGGTGGTCTTCGCCAGCCTCTTCCTCGGCAAGCCCCTGCCGCGCTTGCGCGAGGCCGCCTCCCTGGCGGGCCCCAACCTCGCCTTCGGCGTCACCATGGCCAGCGGCCAGTACGTGATCGGCCTGGTGCTCGCCCTGCTGGTGCTCGCACCCCTGTTCGGCGTGCCGGTCATCTCCGGGGCCCTGATCGAGATCGGCTTCCTCGGCGGGCACGGGACCGCGGCGGGGCTGGGCGACACCTTCGAGCAGGCGGGCTGGGCCGCGGGGCAGGACCTGGCCCTGGGCATGGCCACCGTCGGACTGCTGTCGGGGATCATCGTCGGCATCGTCCTCATCAACTGGGGCGTGCGCCGCGGCAAGTCCAACGTGATCAGCGACGACGCGCGCGGCAGCGACACCGAGCAGGCCGGGCTGGTCGAACCCGGCAAGCGCTCGGCGGGCTCGACCATGACCGTCCACCCCTCGTCCATGGACCCGATGACGCTCCACTTCGGGCTGGTCGCCCTCGCCGTGCTGATCGGTCAGCTCATCCTCATGGGGTTGCAGTGGCTGGAGCGGACTCTGTGGGCCGACACCATCGAGATCATGGCCTACGTGCCGCTGTTCCCGCTGGCCATGATCGGCGGCATCCTCCTCCAGGTGTTCATCGACCGCTTCGACCGCAACGACGTGGTGGACCACGGGACCGTGGAGCGGATCCAGGGCCTGTCGCTGGACGTGCTCATCATCGCCGCGATGGCCACCCTCTCGCTCCAGGCCATCGCCGACAACATCGCCGCCTTCACCATCCTCGCCGTGGCGGGCGTCCTGTGGTCGCTGTGCGGCTTCCTGTTCCTGGCGCCGCGGATGATGCCCAGCCACTGGTTCGAACGGGGCATCGGCGAGTTCGGCCAGTCCCTGGGCGTCACCGCCACGGGCCTGGTGCTGATGCGCGTCGTCGACCCGGAGATGAAGTCGCCCGCCTACCCGGCGTTCGGCTACAAGCAGCTGATCTTCGAACCGTTCTTCGGGGGCGGCCTGGTCACCGCGGCCGCCATCCCGCTGATCATCAGCCCGCAGGTGGGAGCGGTGGGCTTCCTGGCGATCATGGCCGTCGTCCTGGCGGCCAGCCTCGCCACGGGCCTGTTCGTGCTCCGTCGCGGGTCGCGCGGGGCCGCAGCCACCGAACGGGAGGCCGAGGAGGCCGAGACGGTGTCCTGA
- a CDS encoding DoxX family protein: MEPLIALVGVTALLLALGAAGVRPLRSWPLALRGGIAAMFALTGVSHFVGMREDLIAMVPPALPAPALLVTVTGVLELAGAAGILWARTSPWAAAGLSALLVVMFPANVYAITAGTVTGMTESLPVRTAMQTVFLAATLAVLVHHLRARRRAAPDAPARAPRAGTVA, encoded by the coding sequence ATGGAACCGCTCATCGCCCTCGTCGGCGTCACGGCGCTGCTGCTCGCCCTCGGCGCGGCGGGCGTGCGTCCGCTGCGCTCCTGGCCGCTGGCCCTGCGGGGCGGGATCGCGGCCATGTTCGCCCTGACCGGGGTGTCGCACTTCGTGGGCATGCGCGAGGACCTGATCGCGATGGTCCCGCCCGCGCTGCCCGCTCCCGCCCTGCTGGTCACCGTCACGGGCGTCCTCGAACTGGCCGGGGCGGCGGGGATCCTGTGGGCGCGCACCTCGCCCTGGGCCGCGGCCGGACTCAGCGCCCTGCTGGTGGTCATGTTCCCGGCCAACGTGTACGCGATCACCGCCGGGACGGTCACCGGGATGACCGAGAGCCTGCCGGTGCGCACCGCCATGCAGACGGTGTTCCTGGCGGCGACGCTCGCCGTGCTGGTCCACCACCTGCGCGCCCGGCGGCGCGCGGCGCCGGACGCCCCCGCGCGGGCGCCCCGCGCCGGGACCGTCGCGTGA
- a CDS encoding geranyl diphosphate 2-C-methyltransferase encodes MTETLSRSSDVLRTAYQESVAAYWNAEKDPVNIRLGEVDGLYHHHYGVGDYDPSVLEGPEETRDERIIQEMHRLETAQANVLLDYLGPVAPGDRIMDTGSGRGGTSFMANQRFGCHVDGISISEQQVAFANAQAEERGVSDRVRFHFRNMLDTGFETGSLRASWNNESTMYVDLFELFREHARLLEYGGRYVTITGCYNDVTGGRSKAVSRIDEHYTCNIHPRSEYFRAMAANGLVPMEVVDLTAATIPYWELRAKSSVATGIEEPFLTAYKENSFHYLLIAADRV; translated from the coding sequence ATGACCGAGACCCTCAGCCGATCGTCCGACGTCCTGCGCACCGCCTACCAGGAGTCCGTGGCGGCGTACTGGAACGCCGAGAAGGACCCCGTCAACATCCGCCTCGGCGAGGTCGACGGCCTCTACCACCACCACTACGGGGTCGGCGACTACGACCCGTCCGTGCTGGAGGGGCCGGAGGAGACCCGCGACGAGCGCATCATCCAGGAGATGCACCGCCTGGAGACCGCGCAGGCCAACGTGCTGCTGGACTACCTGGGCCCGGTCGCGCCCGGCGACCGGATCATGGACACCGGCTCCGGCCGCGGCGGCACCAGCTTCATGGCCAACCAGCGCTTCGGCTGCCACGTGGACGGCATCAGCATCTCCGAGCAGCAGGTCGCCTTCGCCAACGCCCAGGCCGAGGAGCGGGGCGTGTCCGACCGCGTGCGCTTCCACTTCCGCAACATGCTCGACACCGGCTTCGAGACGGGCTCCCTGCGCGCCAGCTGGAACAACGAGTCCACCATGTACGTGGACCTGTTCGAGCTCTTCCGCGAGCACGCCCGCCTGCTGGAGTACGGCGGCCGCTACGTCACCATCACCGGCTGCTACAACGACGTCACCGGCGGCCGCTCCAAGGCGGTCAGCCGCATCGACGAGCACTACACCTGCAACATCCACCCCCGGAGCGAGTACTTCCGGGCGATGGCCGCCAACGGCCTCGTCCCCATGGAGGTCGTGGACCTCACCGCGGCCACGATCCCCTACTGGGAGCTGCGCGCGAAGTCCTCCGTGGCCACCGGCATCGAGGAGCCCTTCCTCACCGCCTACAAGGAGAACAGCTTCCACTACCTGCTCATCGCGGCCGACCGCGTCTGA
- a CDS encoding DUF2398 family protein, with amino-acid sequence MPRLFARTVAPADLGSYQQAMRRVLTCDLITAARPRPGVLDQVLRWADELAADLERLFGYTLVATTDHVRLVRELDALDPTQRQTFSRRGKPFDRRRLAYLCLVLAAFQRSQIEISLADLVARFTPGANAVAGLGYDPTDGAHKAALVDVAHWLVDRGALHLSDGSLEAWAAGGEQGDALFDIDHEVCELLFRPARPVQHLGSVAGLLADPLTEASPREQAARRARRLLVERPVVYYADVEPAVAAVLRGRGVAEDLARATGLSVERRAEGVLLADPAGTFTDRPFPGRGGAVNRTAGLLLAKVADLLETSLAALVRLQVPPHADDQAELVRLVDAGLPRDGVVADLAWTVEPAGEREEAAALLEVPLVERGRWETMIHELYAEFGAASFGGAWQQDPYGLLDAALTLLAELSLIRPVPGGALVLPAASRYRNIQGALPERADGGQLPLGLTEPPPGGPVSSGPSPDTAPAAASTSAEGK; translated from the coding sequence ATGCCCCGACTCTTCGCCCGCACGGTCGCACCCGCCGACCTGGGCTCCTACCAACAGGCCATGCGCCGCGTCCTGACCTGCGACCTCATCACCGCCGCGCGCCCGCGCCCCGGCGTCCTGGACCAGGTGCTGCGCTGGGCCGACGAACTCGCCGCCGACCTGGAGCGGCTCTTCGGCTACACCCTGGTCGCCACCACCGACCACGTGCGCCTGGTCCGCGAACTCGACGCCCTGGACCCCACCCAGCGCCAGACCTTCTCGCGCCGGGGCAAGCCCTTCGACCGGCGCAGACTCGCCTACCTGTGCCTGGTCCTGGCCGCCTTCCAGCGCTCCCAGATCGAGATCAGCCTCGCCGACCTGGTCGCCCGGTTCACCCCCGGGGCCAACGCCGTCGCCGGGCTGGGCTACGACCCCACCGACGGCGCCCACAAGGCCGCGCTGGTCGACGTCGCCCACTGGCTGGTGGACCGCGGGGCGCTCCACCTGTCCGACGGGTCCCTGGAGGCGTGGGCGGCGGGCGGCGAGCAGGGCGACGCCCTGTTCGACATCGACCACGAGGTGTGCGAGCTGCTGTTCCGTCCGGCGCGCCCGGTCCAGCACCTGGGCAGCGTCGCCGGGCTGCTCGCCGACCCGCTCACCGAGGCCTCGCCGCGCGAGCAGGCGGCCCGGCGGGCGCGGCGGCTCCTGGTGGAACGGCCGGTCGTGTACTACGCCGACGTCGAACCGGCCGTGGCCGCGGTCCTGCGCGGCCGGGGCGTGGCCGAGGACCTGGCCCGCGCCACCGGGCTCAGCGTCGAGCGCCGCGCCGAGGGCGTCCTGCTGGCCGACCCGGCGGGCACCTTCACCGACCGGCCCTTCCCGGGCCGGGGCGGGGCGGTCAACCGCACCGCCGGGCTGCTGCTGGCCAAGGTGGCCGACCTGCTGGAGACCTCCCTAGCCGCGCTGGTCCGGCTCCAGGTGCCCCCGCACGCCGACGACCAGGCCGAACTCGTCCGGCTCGTGGACGCCGGTCTGCCCCGCGACGGCGTCGTGGCCGACCTGGCCTGGACCGTGGAGCCCGCCGGGGAGCGGGAGGAGGCCGCGGCGCTGCTGGAGGTCCCCCTGGTCGAGCGCGGCCGGTGGGAGACCATGATCCACGAGCTCTACGCGGAGTTCGGCGCCGCCTCCTTCGGCGGAGCCTGGCAGCAGGACCCCTACGGCCTGCTGGACGCCGCCCTGACCCTGCTCGCCGAACTCTCCCTCATCAGACCGGTCCCCGGCGGCGCCCTGGTGCTCCCCGCCGCCTCCCGCTACCGCAACATCCAGGGCGCGCTGCCCGAGCGCGCCGACGGGGGACAGCTGCCCCTGGGGCTGACCGAACCCCCGCCGGGAGGGCCCGTCTCCTCCGGCCCCTCGCCCGACACCGCCCCCGCAGCCGCCTCCACCTCCGCGGAAGGAAAGTAA
- a CDS encoding TIGR02677 family protein — protein sequence MVERRALDMDPLAVSDRFRLFNFTRRDDHVTYLWILRAMDRLREVHQVQVAPDDVAEALRELARSHDGVPVPDRSLRDRLDELHADRVVHRFDDASRAGNLARYRNRQSVYQFSELGYRAYQSVENLLGARIEDVNLSRLVFSEVLDDLRALAEANRTGRAEQVYRRLARLDAVMEDMGRRSAQFHVTLGEILRSTDTSPDIFLRHKNALLVHMSDFMAELDRYLPRLDRAVREVEETGLATLLSRAADSDERLFMERDERLADWRRRWRALRAWFASDDAIPARAAELHAATRSAVSGVIALLRQITEAQRGGVNRSTQLRHLAEWVFHTPDDGAAHALMGAAFNVRSARHLGAAHDDEEQIPPNTTWWDAPGMEVSVTLFRSGNAPNAGVPKPVRRNPGAQARLRGQQAAGRAAEREAAARLVDLGAHGRVLDETDTRVLLRLVTRALESRSVVAGRLSSAGGEGDGTMVRLVPDPAGSTVHTSQGRIHLPGLRLEATGHRPRTKNT from the coding sequence GTGGTCGAACGCAGAGCCCTCGACATGGACCCGCTCGCGGTCAGCGACCGGTTCCGTCTGTTCAACTTCACCCGTCGCGACGACCACGTCACCTACCTGTGGATCCTGCGGGCCATGGACCGCCTGCGCGAGGTCCACCAGGTCCAGGTGGCCCCCGACGACGTCGCCGAGGCCCTGCGCGAGCTGGCCCGGTCCCACGACGGGGTGCCCGTGCCCGACCGGAGCCTGCGCGACCGCCTGGACGAGCTGCACGCCGACCGCGTCGTGCACCGCTTCGACGACGCCTCGCGGGCGGGCAACCTGGCGCGCTACCGCAACCGCCAGTCGGTCTACCAGTTCAGCGAACTCGGCTACCGCGCCTACCAGTCGGTGGAGAACCTGCTCGGCGCCCGCATCGAGGACGTCAACCTGTCCCGGCTGGTCTTCTCCGAGGTCCTGGACGACCTGCGCGCCCTGGCCGAGGCCAACCGCACCGGCCGGGCCGAACAGGTCTACCGCAGGCTCGCGCGCCTGGACGCGGTCATGGAGGACATGGGGCGCCGCTCCGCCCAGTTCCACGTCACCCTCGGTGAGATCCTGCGCTCCACCGACACCTCCCCGGACATCTTCCTGCGCCACAAGAACGCCCTGCTGGTGCACATGAGCGACTTCATGGCCGAACTCGACCGCTACCTGCCCCGCCTGGACCGCGCCGTGCGCGAGGTGGAGGAGACGGGGCTGGCCACGCTGCTCTCCCGCGCCGCCGACTCCGACGAGCGCCTGTTCATGGAGCGCGACGAGCGCCTGGCCGACTGGCGCCGCCGCTGGCGTGCCCTGCGCGCCTGGTTCGCCTCCGACGACGCCATCCCCGCGCGGGCCGCCGAACTCCACGCGGCCACCCGGTCGGCCGTCTCGGGCGTCATCGCCCTGCTGCGCCAGATCACCGAGGCCCAGCGCGGCGGGGTCAACCGCTCCACCCAGCTGCGCCACCTCGCCGAGTGGGTGTTCCACACCCCCGACGACGGCGCCGCGCACGCCCTCATGGGCGCCGCCTTCAACGTCCGCTCCGCCCGCCACCTGGGCGCGGCCCACGACGACGAGGAACAGATCCCGCCCAACACGACCTGGTGGGACGCCCCCGGCATGGAGGTGTCGGTCACCCTGTTCCGCAGCGGCAACGCCCCCAACGCGGGCGTGCCCAAGCCGGTGCGGCGCAACCCCGGCGCCCAGGCGCGCCTTCGCGGACAGCAGGCCGCGGGCCGGGCCGCCGAACGCGAGGCCGCGGCCCGCCTGGTCGACCTGGGCGCCCACGGCCGGGTCCTGGACGAGACCGACACCCGCGTCCTGCTGCGCCTGGTCACCCGCGCCCTGGAGTCGCGCAGCGTCGTCGCCGGACGCCTGTCCTCGGCCGGCGGCGAGGGCGACGGCACCATGGTCCGCCTGGTCCCCGACCCGGCGGGCAGCACCGTCCACACCAGCCAGGGCCGCATCCACCTGCCGGGCCTGCGCCTGGAGGCCACCGGCCACCGGCCCCGAACGAAGAACACCTGA
- a CDS encoding family 2B encapsulin nanocompartment shell protein: MSIDSAPEVRSSKQQSLGTAAARNLATTTKSTPQMQGISSRWLTRMLPWVHTDGGAYRVNRRLTYTVGDGRIEFEQTGARVRVIPHELGELALLRGFDDEEVLAALANRFVQRDFENGQVLVEEGTAADSLFLLAHGRVHKTGTGPYGEAVRLGVLADGDRFGDQHLLGTEPAWEYTVKAATAGTLLELPRRDFIAILDDSPALQAHVQQYLSLPGERQNKHGEAEIALSSGHVGEAELPSTFVDYELRPREYELSVAQTVLRVHSRVADLYNKPMNQTEQQLRLTIQALRERQEHELVNNREFGLLHNAEFKQRIQTHSGPPTPDDLDDLLSMRRNTQYMFAHPRAIAAFGKECNSRGLNIGTVEVNGHHLPAWRGVPLLPCGKIPVTEHQTSSIIAVRTGEDNEGVIGLYQTGLPDEVEPGLNARFMGIDDKAVISYLVSTYYSAAVLVPDAIGILENAEVHPRG, translated from the coding sequence ATGTCGATCGACTCGGCTCCTGAGGTCCGGAGCAGCAAGCAGCAGAGCCTGGGTACCGCGGCCGCGCGGAACCTGGCGACCACCACCAAGTCCACGCCGCAGATGCAGGGCATCAGCTCCCGCTGGCTGACCCGGATGCTCCCGTGGGTGCACACCGACGGCGGCGCCTACCGGGTCAACCGGCGGCTGACCTACACCGTCGGCGACGGGCGGATCGAGTTCGAGCAGACCGGCGCCCGGGTCCGGGTCATCCCCCACGAACTCGGCGAGCTGGCCCTGCTGCGCGGCTTCGACGACGAGGAGGTGCTGGCGGCCCTGGCCAACCGCTTCGTCCAGCGCGACTTCGAGAACGGCCAGGTCCTGGTGGAGGAGGGCACGGCGGCCGACAGCCTGTTCCTGCTGGCGCACGGGCGCGTGCACAAGACCGGCACCGGCCCCTACGGCGAGGCCGTCCGGCTGGGCGTGCTGGCCGACGGCGACAGGTTCGGCGACCAGCACCTGCTCGGCACCGAACCGGCGTGGGAGTACACCGTCAAGGCCGCGACGGCGGGCACGCTGCTGGAGCTGCCCCGCCGCGACTTCATCGCGATCCTGGACGACTCGCCCGCCCTCCAGGCCCACGTCCAGCAGTACCTGTCCCTGCCCGGCGAGCGGCAGAACAAGCACGGCGAGGCCGAGATCGCCCTGTCCTCGGGCCACGTCGGCGAGGCCGAGCTGCCCAGCACCTTCGTGGACTACGAGCTCAGGCCGCGCGAGTACGAGCTGAGCGTGGCCCAGACCGTGCTGCGGGTGCACAGCCGGGTCGCCGACCTCTACAACAAGCCGATGAACCAGACCGAGCAGCAGCTGCGGCTGACCATCCAGGCCCTGCGCGAGCGCCAGGAGCACGAACTGGTCAACAACCGCGAGTTCGGCCTGCTCCACAACGCCGAGTTCAAGCAGCGCATCCAGACCCACTCGGGGCCGCCCACCCCCGACGACCTGGACGACCTGCTGAGCATGCGCCGCAACACCCAGTACATGTTCGCCCACCCCCGCGCCATCGCCGCCTTCGGCAAGGAGTGCAACAGCCGGGGCCTGAACATCGGCACCGTCGAGGTCAACGGCCACCACCTGCCCGCCTGGCGCGGGGTGCCCCTCCTGCCCTGCGGCAAGATCCCGGTCACCGAGCACCAGACCTCCTCGATCATCGCGGTCCGCACCGGCGAGGACAACGAGGGCGTCATCGGCCTGTACCAGACCGGCCTGCCCGACGAGGTCGAGCCCGGCCTCAACGCGCGCTTCATGGGCATCGACGACAAGGCCGTCATCTCCTACCTCGTCAGCACCTACTACTCCGCCGCGGTGCTCGTCCCCGACGCCATCGGGATCCTGGAGAACGCCGAGGTCCACCCGCGTGGCTGA
- a CDS encoding family 2 encapsulin nanocompartment cargo protein terpene cyclase, giving the protein MSASAASPEVAALVDRLLRDSRRPGRPDLLASPAAPRTPPAPRLPVGSRQVGTSALRLRLPDSHVADQSPGALAVRTGLRLPGHPGGLGVPGPTAPAPGRPGTGVPPEGPVVASEPEGPEVDGERIPALYCPPAVRDDPALGDEVDERLLVWAEEMGVYPGQLDRVRSAGFGRLIMLAHPETDDPDRLLAAAKCALAEWSVDDHYVDGEAEEAQPELLGQRLAIAHSVIDQAHLPLRYAPQLEEVVRADPVMRALRSSLDGLGLYATASQVRRLRHELAIMFVAYNQEGVWLATGHRPPVWEFLMHRHENSFVPCMALIDAVAGYELPHQVFSEPSVRRVFTLAGSASVIVNDLYSMGKEDVTDLSLPRLIATEDGCSLGEAVRRTVDIHDELMHAFEAEAAALALTGSPELRRFLWGLWAWLGGSREWHARSPRYHGAGTD; this is encoded by the coding sequence ATGTCCGCCTCCGCCGCCTCTCCCGAGGTGGCGGCCCTGGTGGACCGCCTGCTCCGTGATTCGCGGCGCCCCGGGAGACCGGACCTGCTGGCGTCCCCGGCCGCCCCGCGGACGCCTCCCGCGCCCCGGCTGCCCGTGGGGTCCCGCCAGGTGGGCACGTCGGCGCTGCGGCTCCGGCTGCCCGACTCCCACGTCGCCGACCAGAGCCCCGGCGCCCTCGCCGTGCGCACCGGACTCCGCCTCCCCGGCCACCCCGGCGGCCTGGGCGTCCCGGGCCCCACCGCCCCGGCGCCCGGGCGCCCGGGGACCGGTGTCCCGCCCGAGGGGCCGGTCGTCGCCTCCGAACCCGAGGGGCCCGAGGTCGACGGCGAGCGGATCCCGGCGCTGTACTGCCCGCCCGCCGTCCGCGACGATCCCGCCCTGGGGGACGAGGTCGACGAACGGCTGCTGGTGTGGGCCGAGGAGATGGGTGTCTACCCCGGCCAGCTCGACCGGGTCCGCTCGGCCGGGTTCGGACGCCTCATCATGCTCGCCCACCCCGAGACCGACGATCCCGACCGGCTGCTGGCGGCGGCCAAGTGCGCCCTGGCCGAGTGGTCCGTGGACGACCACTACGTCGACGGCGAGGCCGAGGAGGCACAGCCGGAGCTGCTCGGCCAGCGCCTGGCCATCGCCCACTCGGTCATCGACCAGGCGCACCTGCCGCTGCGCTACGCGCCCCAGCTGGAGGAGGTCGTGCGCGCGGACCCCGTGATGCGGGCCCTGCGCTCCAGTCTGGACGGCCTGGGCCTGTACGCCACCGCCTCGCAGGTGCGCAGGCTCCGCCACGAGCTGGCGATCATGTTCGTGGCCTACAACCAGGAGGGCGTCTGGCTGGCCACCGGCCACCGGCCGCCGGTCTGGGAGTTCCTCATGCACCGGCACGAGAACAGCTTCGTGCCGTGCATGGCGCTCATCGACGCGGTCGCCGGGTACGAGCTGCCGCACCAGGTGTTCTCCGAGCCCAGCGTGCGCCGCGTGTTCACCCTGGCGGGCAGCGCGAGCGTGATCGTCAACGACCTGTACTCCATGGGCAAGGAGGACGTCACCGACCTCAGCCTTCCCCGGCTGATCGCCACCGAGGACGGGTGCTCGCTGGGTGAGGCGGTGCGGCGCACCGTCGACATCCACGACGAGCTCATGCACGCCTTCGAGGCCGAGGCCGCCGCCCTGGCGCTCACCGGCTCGCCGGAGCTGCGCCGCTTCCTGTGGGGCCTGTGGGCCTGGCTCGGCGGCAGCCGCGAATGGCACGCCCGCAGCCCCCGCTACCACGGGGCGGGCACCGACTGA
- a CDS encoding metallophosphoesterase family protein — protein sequence MGLFAISDLHVRHGDNRAFTEGLRPESDDDWLLVAGDVADTGEEVLWAMEMLADRFATVVWVPGNHDLWTTPKDPVQLRGEARYRHLVEGLRGLGVHTPEDPYPVWPGPEGPVAVAPLFVLYDHTFRPEGTRTKEEALAVAHEAGVVCTDEYLLHPDPHPGRDAWCRARLEYTRERLDALDADLPTVLVNHFPLVREPTRILRHPEFAQWCGTEATADWHVRYRARAVVYGHLHIPRTIVVDGVPHVEVSLGYPREWGARPHPPEGPRRIL from the coding sequence ATGGGCCTGTTCGCCATCAGCGACCTGCACGTACGGCACGGTGACAACCGCGCCTTCACCGAGGGGCTGCGCCCGGAGTCCGACGACGACTGGCTCCTGGTGGCCGGGGACGTCGCCGACACCGGCGAGGAAGTCCTCTGGGCGATGGAAATGCTGGCCGACCGGTTCGCCACCGTGGTCTGGGTTCCGGGCAACCACGACCTGTGGACCACGCCCAAGGACCCCGTCCAGCTGCGCGGGGAGGCGCGCTACCGGCACCTGGTCGAGGGCCTGCGCGGACTGGGCGTGCACACCCCCGAGGACCCCTACCCGGTGTGGCCGGGGCCCGAGGGGCCGGTCGCGGTGGCCCCCCTGTTCGTGCTGTACGACCACACCTTCCGGCCCGAGGGGACGCGCACCAAGGAGGAGGCGCTGGCGGTCGCCCACGAGGCGGGCGTGGTGTGCACCGACGAGTACCTGCTGCACCCCGACCCCCACCCCGGGCGCGACGCCTGGTGCCGCGCCCGCCTGGAGTACACGCGCGAGCGGCTGGACGCGCTGGACGCCGACCTGCCCACCGTGCTGGTCAACCACTTCCCGCTGGTGCGCGAACCCACCCGGATCCTGCGCCACCCCGAGTTCGCCCAGTGGTGCGGGACCGAGGCCACCGCGGACTGGCACGTGCGCTACCGGGCGCGCGCCGTGGTCTACGGGCACCTGCACATCCCGCGCACGATCGTGGTCGACGGCGTGCCCCACGTGGAGGTCTCGCTGGGCTACCCCCGCGAGTGGGGCGCCCGTCCGCACCCGCCCGAGGGGCCGCGCCGCATCCTGTAG